The genomic DNA TTAGTATATGTATGCTCTTAAGAAAGAAATGCTTCTTAGGTTTATGATTGTAAACAAAATAACAGCCTACAATAAAGCACTTCTAGTATCTACATTCAATAGCATAATTGGTGTAATAGGGGATCAGAGGATCACTTCAAACAATCTAGGTTCCAACCAAACAACCATAATGAAATCTTGGTTATAAAACTTGACTGTTATTTACATATCCATTAAGCTATTTATCATAAACAAATTCCACAGATAGAAAAGTGAACATACCACTATATGGTATGAACGGAAGTATTTAAGTTCGTCCAACATTTTAATCTGCCACCAAAgactttattaattttttttaattgtaaccatttaatctttttgttaaaaaataaaccatTAGATTTTATATGTCTATTGTATTTAATAGTGCACCATACtacctattttttttatcctttttcttcatcttcatcatttctTTAGTTCTTCATCATCACATTCATCAAATAGGTGGTTATGGTAGATACAAAACCCATTGGTGGACCCATCCATCTCCATACTAGAAGGAGAGTCAATGCCTTGCAAGTCTAAAAATCGTTTGCGGAGTTAAACCAGATCCTATATCTTGCAAGACCTAGGGCTTTTTTTAACTTCATTTAAGGGATTTTTTTAAAGCATGTGTAGATGCTAATGCATAAGCATAGGGTCTGGTTTGCATTTATATTCAACTATTCGGTTATATGTCATTGAATCAATTGTCTATTTTGCTCAACATCGGAAGTCGACAGGTAAAATGAATTTCATGTCGTTTTCCAGACATGGAAACATATGATGAGGGATAAGTGAAGTAATAATTGAAATAGAAGGAATATATAATCGATTAAGGAAGGTCATTAGACAAATAGTTAACAAAGCTTAATACGTTCTCTCTGATCTTTGTTTCATCACTTACACTACACCTACTACAGATACATGATTAAACAAAACACTTTTCTATACTCAAAACGATTTTAAATTGTTGACAGGTTATGGTATTGCATGTGTCTCGTTAGatttgatgttttatttttgataaaaccGGCATACTTACTATTATACGAAGGACTGAAAAATCCTTCGTATTACTAGTCCAAGTGAAGACTTGCAATGAAGTCTGTAGGAGGATCTAAGGTTGATAGGAAATGGTATTAGCTAGTGGTGCTTGGTTAGTAGTTGGTTTGTGATTTCAATGATACAGATAAATATAATCAAGCAAAAAAGAAAGGAGGTGTGGCGGTGAGAATTCCAGAAAGCATAGTGCAGTGAATTTGGAGAACAGTAACAATGccgaaatatttaattttagaaGTTTGGGGTTACGAAGGTTGgtaaaaaatgaatgaagcTTGTCTAATGAAACTCGGTTGGGCTATTTGCAGAGGTGGTAATAAGTTATGATATGAAGTGTTGAGGGGAAAGTTTGCGCGAGATGAGTTTCATGTTGATCGTATGGTTGCGAAAGCAAATGATTCCAGTGTTTTGAAACATTTGGCACGATTGTGGCCTACATTTGGGTTGTAGAGAATGACACGAACATTGCAGCTTGGGATCATTGTTGGATTGGACATGACATTGATATAAGAGACATTATTGATAACCCATTTGGGTTTGTCTAGTGGTGTTGGCTTCGGACCTGGGAGTATGCTCCTTGATGACATCTTGTCATTACATAATTTTATATGTAATTTGATCACATTTTGGATTTCACAAGGCAACTTATGCAGcaagaaaagcaaaaaaaactgaagaaaatacaaagaagcaaaacgtgtcacgattctGCTAAAACATGACACGATTTGACAAGGCCAAAACATGCTCTCGACATTGAGgcaaacgtgtcacgatggcaaaaacgtgacacgatttaaGGAAACCCTAATACAGCTGTTTGTTATTCAAAGGAAAAGGtgtcacgatttacttaaaacgtgacacgattttaggcaAATTTATgcgcctatttaagctgaagtctattccaaagacaagggttacgatttgagcagagcaaagtgcgattttgagactacaACACAGCTagaagggcgatttcttcactcttttacgagttcatgtatgtattgattcctttattgattatgttatttgtaaacaccattatgagtagctaaatctcttagaggttaggtctgagatgattctttgtaaccctaatgaaaatctagtttttattcaattcaattgtttataatcctttttatatcctgatcaaatataaacatgatttagtgataacgaatgactactgaccatggttttcgacttagacctaactgaattgttctaatacagatggttagtctaggaatggataatcctttATTAATGATATTAGTTTAACGTGCTTAAagccttcaaagattattagaccacctaaggaattatgGGTGTAATCTGAGAAGAGAGTCTTAAACTCAAGTGATTGATTAtggctattttgttaactatcgtggaactagataatcattcataagaataggtgcagtataccaattagagAAACATCGATGACTTGAAAGACCTGACCTCATTtctctcttattcttaaaaACCAACTTTAAATTCAATCTTTacttttatgcaatcaaatcaaTCTACTACCTAGTGGCAAATTAAAAGAACCTTTATACATCCTTTTTAATAacgtaattgaattattgagattaaaaccAGTTcttgtgggaacgatatttttactacttcgatagtatttggtacacttgccaaactTCTATCACTCCTCCTCAAGATCTCAGGTTTAATTCTCTCTAATGCCAATTTAGGTGGCCTaattaatttagcttcttataCCCAATGATATTTCACAATACAAATTAGAATGTAGCGGACATCGACAGATGTATGTGGCCTGGGAACAAACATGATGATCACTCAATAGCTTCTTCGTATGAGGATTGTAAACTACTATATGAATGCACATATGAATATATATCAATTGGGTGCAACATGATTAGAGATGTATGTAGCCGAGTGTTTTGTCGAATAAATGGTTACTATGTTCCTGATTTTGCATCTCGTTGTCACAAACATCTTTGACTCATCATTAAATACAAAGTAGTTCATTAATGTGCACTTCTATTATCAGTTTAATTTCTCTCGTTAAAAACTTGTTAGCTAATGAGGTGGGAAATGTTTTGTTCGTGCTTGAGGCGTCACAGTGACTAAAATGAAAGTAGAAAATAGTGATTTTGGTTCTTGAACCGAAAATCAATATCCTAAAATTGAATTAATCTTAAATctctaaatttcaaatttaatccaCAAATTCCTAAATCTCATTTAATTCTCTAAAtcccaaaattaaatttcaaatccCTAAATCTCTAAATTCTGAATTTAATCCCAAAATTCCTAAATCTCCCACAACCACAAAACATATTCCTTAAAGATGACCCTGTTTTAAAACATTTAATGCTAAATCTCATTTAATTTGACCCAAATCCCTAAATTTCATTTAATGTTACTTCACCTATATATATAGGATAAGtaatttggtctatattatAGACGAAATACATGaattaatcaataaatttaaaagtcATTTTTTTGCTTAGAACACTCACAGAaagaatattaattacattAGTAGTTACtagtatataaatataaacaagtGAACAAAAACTATGGCTCAGGTTTCTTCTTAAAATTttttcaaacaataataataattataatatatttccaaatatttaatgttttttttcaaataattaatgttttttttcaaatatttaatgtttttatgataaggacatatttaaaatatattttccgtttacttttttttttccctggTCCCTTATATATTAGTCGTAATAAAGTGTCTTCTATGCAATTTTCTATTCAACCCCACACCAACCACTACTTACTGCCTTCACAAATCATCATAGTAGCTCTTAACCTTCCTTCTTTTTTAAATCACCCTAAGTCATCATGCAAGGGTTCATTGCTCTTGCTTTGATTCTTGGTTTTGTTTCACCTTGTCTATGTACAAGGATGAATGTTGGAACCGAAAATGCAATTTATAATGTGATACAATATGGTGCACGTGGCGATGGCATAACTGATGATTTACAAGTAGATGTTTCTTTGAACTATTTAATTCGTTTCGtctattatttaatttgtaatttgtatatttttatgaGAAACTTATGGCTTTGGTAGATTATGACTATTCTAATTGAATTGTAGGCATTTGTTAGTGCATTTAGCAGTGCGTGTAAAGCAGCAGGGATGTCAACACTAATAATACCAGCTGGAAAAAAATACATGGTGTCGAAAGCAAATTTTAGTGGTCCTTGCAGCGCCAGAGTTCTCATTCAGGTAGAGTCTCAGATCTTATTTAAGATCTATTCATTGATGTCAGTAAAATAAAACACCtatatacttcctccgtctcTATATCTATGcatccatttgattttatttttttttctaaatgtaaattcctttttaaattattagatgcatttattattttttttcataaatatatccctaattaatactactatctTGTCTTAgtaatatgaaaagtcaaatttaatacacatacaaacaaaggacaatttcgtaatattaacatacaaaacagacacattaattacactgacagtttttcttaagaaatgtgaaaaaagcaaAGGGAGTTACATTAAGGGACGGAGAGTATTAATTACATACCGATGGACAAAAGTTATATATGAAttataatataacttttttaagaaattataatattaatttttttttacaagaaataatataatattaagtttttaaaattatattttatattgaaaatatagaTATGCATCATTATTTTTCCAATGAAGTTTTTGTATTGTGAAAatattgtatatattatattatataatatatatatatatatataagatattacatttattttgtaaaaacaaaattaatttcgaTGCACTgctagtgtaaaaaaaaattaattaatcacaaatcattttttgtacaactttGAAGATAGATACAGTCAACGTtgactattttttaatattctatGGTAGTTTCtgatttaaagatttttttctcATTGTTCGTGTATTACTTGCCCTCGATTAAGTGTTTGGTGGAAACCGACTAGGTttcgtttggattggcttattttagaggttatgtaaaataatttatgcaaataaataaatattaatgtattatttataagtttgttaaagtagtttatgaaaaaacaacttttgaatatacaatttttattagtaagatcttatgaattaacataaaagcatAATTATTTGTATAAGctctttttcataagctcaatccAAGCAAGTCTTAGGCTAGAtaacttttcttattttatttgtgtatTCTTTGTGATTTTTAccgtttaaaaaataaaaatgattgattaAAAGAATCCACGATCAATTTCGTTAAGttagtttaactttttaaaaaaaaatatatattattgattaaaaGATATTTTCTTTACGTGTTATTATGTCCTCCctgatgtttttttctttatttttttgggtcaaatagTTTAGTCGTTAGAAATCCATCATTAACGTGAAGAAACGTGATATTCGATAATGTCCCTTCTCTAACACAGCTATGTTCACgagaattttttcttcttatttattttaacccAATTTtagatcataaaaaatattctcaattttcattcctatatattttatatacataaatgtttttctaaaattaaaatattaattccttcaaaaaaaattaaaatattaatgataatttaaaataattaaaatcattaatatttttccCTTTATACTGCAGCTTGAAGGGCAAATTGTCGCACCTTCTAGAGCAGCGTCGAAATCTAAGTTATATTGGATTAGTGTCAAATATGTAAACGAACTCACAATTGATGGCAATAACAAAGGAGGTTTTCATGGAGGTGGTCGTACTTGGTGGCAATGCCCAACTTGTGATCGACCTAAGgtatgattattattatcattcaCTTTGTTCTATGTGAAAATTAATTTGAGGATATGTTTTCCGTTTCTAAAATTatcgatttttattttttcattgtcaTATAAAATATGGCACTTTTGtgccctataaaaaaaattagcacaCAAATTTTTGAACACATGTTTAGACAATTATATAAAGAtcatttacaaataaaaatatgaatttattaaCATGGGGTGGaaaaaatatgaactttttaaatatcaaaagtttaagataaaagtaataaaatctaGACATAGAAGTCAAATGGTAAGCTCATTTTTTTGTCGATGAACTTGTTATAATGTTCTAacatgtttgtaaaaaaaatattcaaaaatgcattgttttcttcttcttcttttatgtaaaaaaatgtttGCTAACTTAACAACACAAACTAAAAATGCGTGCGTAGAAATTTTATAAGTACGCAAAGTTGGCATTTATTTTATGGcgacataaaataaaagtgtgtagggatgaaaaacatatttaatcattaattatcattttttttaaaggaaaaaaatgaacagttataatttttttttgaacaggcATGAACagttataatttgattttatattctacAACTTTTTATTGAGCCCTAAATTATCATTTCGAAATGATTGTGAATATCTTGTGACATAATTTTTCTGTCGGTACAGATGTTGTTTTTCCATTCCTGCAATGGTCTCAATGTTAGGAACTTGAGGATCTTGAATAGCCCAAAATCTCATGTTTCTGTTAATATGTGCAATCATTCAACATTTTCTCATATATCTATTAATTCTGCTGCTGCTAGCCCCAACACTGATGGATTTGACATTTCTCGTTCCAATAATATCTCGATAGAAAATTCTAAGATAAGATCCGGTAAGTAAAGTTTATATTAAGATTATTTTAGAAGTGTCATAGAAATTGATATGAAAAATGTGGAAAACATATTAGTATAAGTAAATGCAAAACACTATTTTTATAGCTAAGGTCATTATccttaaaatatttaacatttgGGAAAATTtaacttgagtttttttttttcttttaaataggTGATGATTGTATTGCGGTTAACGGTGGCtccttttttattaatattactcGGGTTACTTGCGGACCAGGCCATGGAATAAGGttaataaaaatttcatctCTAAAGTTCAATTTCACACATATACTATTTCTATTGTACCTTTGTAAAAATGAGAGCATAGAATTATAATGTGTGGGCATGTGTAGATTGAATTTGGATTAGAGAATTAATAACCtaaatttgtattttaaatcTCATTTTGAAATGtcatatgagtttttttttttgaaatgtcaacatatgagttttttttttacaaacaatgTTAGCTGTTAGTATGATATACTAGTGCTTGGAGTCTGAATTCTTGACATATTTAGACTTATTTTGGTGTGCCATAATTTTATATTGTACAtgtattcatatttttatgaaccttccttcaaaaaaaatattttctatgaaCCTCATAATAATGTGTGCTTTATGAATTAATCAGTATTGGCAGCCTTGGTAGAAATAGATTAAATGATAAAGTTTCCGATGTTCATATACGTAATTGTACCTTCATTGGGACTACAAATGGAGCAAGAATCAAGACGGTTCCGGTAAGTGTGACTAATTggattgaaattttgttcatattaaaattttattcaattttcgtCCTTactttttacaaaatcaaatcaatgtgTCTTTAGTAGTTGTGCATTATAGAGActaaattcaaaaattaaaattttattaggatttaaaatatatttaaccctaacgATTATATTTATGCGTTAGAAATTATGCTTGTTGacatctacttttttttttgttgtaaaaaaaaattattataaattttcacATCTACTTTgctaattattataattttggaaCTTTTTTATCCACTTTTCTGTTCAGATAAGTAATACATGATAAGatcacattttatatatatttgcttATACCAAATATGCTCAATCCagattgagagagaaaaaacacTTCATTTAAATTTTGCTACTCTAAAATACTGCTATAGCCTTTATGTTCAAATTCAGCGACGCAATTTATGAGAACGCCTtcattgtaaaatattttgcagggtgGATCAGGTTATGCAAGACAGATTACATTTGAACAAATCATCCTTAGTAATGTTAAGAACCCAATAATTATAGACCAAGGATACAAAATTAGTCCAACGGTACATATTTCACTCTACATTATTATTATATCTTGTCATTTCAACAATGGATTATTTCACTGttgaattttgttgaaatttttaggATACATCTGTGAAGGTGAGTTCTGTGACATATCGAGGATTTATTGGAACTTCTGCTAGCAAGATAGCTGTTAATTTAAATTGTAGCTCCCCTGGTTGTTTCAATATTCTATTGGATCAAAATAACATTGTAGCTACTCAAGCAGGAAAAAAGACTTCATTTTTTTGTAGAAATGCTCATGGAACAGTTAGAAATACTTTTCCAAATGTCTCTTGCCTATCTAgttaataatgttttattttattggccTCCATTATGTGGAGAAATAAAG from Medicago truncatula cultivar Jemalong A17 chromosome 8, MtrunA17r5.0-ANR, whole genome shotgun sequence includes the following:
- the LOC25500206 gene encoding probable polygalacturonase At3g15720 — its product is MQGFIALALILGFVSPCLCTRMNVGTENAIYNVIQYGARGDGITDDLQAFVSAFSSACKAAGMSTLIIPAGKKYMVSKANFSGPCSARVLIQLEGQIVAPSRAASKSKLYWISVKYVNELTIDGNNKGGFHGGGRTWWQCPTCDRPKMLFFHSCNGLNVRNLRILNSPKSHVSVNMCNHSTFSHISINSAAASPNTDGFDISRSNNISIENSKIRSGDDCIAVNGGSFFINITRVTCGPGHGISIGSLGRNRLNDKVSDVHIRNCTFIGTTNGARIKTVPGGSGYARQITFEQIILSNVKNPIIIDQGYKISPTDTSVKVSSVTYRGFIGTSASKIAVNLNCSSPGCFNILLDQNNIVATQAGKKTSFFCRNAHGTVRNTFPNVSCLSS